In Mobula hypostoma chromosome 23, sMobHyp1.1, whole genome shotgun sequence, the genomic window CAAAACGGCTAATGAGGCTTGTTAGCACAGGCTTTGGGAGAAAAGGCACCAGCACTGCTCCGTGTATTATGCGTGCCCTCTGCTGGAAGACTTGAAATAAGTTTTggacaacacacagaaaacaggtttatttatcaccggcatgtgacgtgaaatgttAACTTAacatcagcagttcaatgcaatacataatatagaagagaaaaataataataaataaaaataataataaataagtatatcaattacattatgaatagattttaaaaacgtgcaaaaaaaaacagaaatactgtatattaaaaaagtgaggtccacgggttcaatatccatttaggaatcagatggcagaagggaagaagctgttcctgaattgctgagtgtgtgccttcaggcttctgtacctcctacctgatggtaactgagAAAAAGGGATGCCCTGGGTGCAGGGGGTCCAtaacaatggacgctgcctttctgcaacaccgctccctaaagatgtcctgggtactttgtaggctagtgcccaagatggagctgactagatttacaaccgtctgcagcctctttcggtcctgtgcagtagcccctccataccaggcagtgatgcagcctgtcagaatgctctccacggtacaactatagaagattttgaatgtttttgttgacatcccaaatctcttcaaactcctaatgaagtacagctgttgtcttgccttctttataactacgtcgataagttgggaccaggttagatcctcagagatcttgacacggagaaacttgaaactgctcactctttccacttttgatccctctatgaagattggtatgtgttccttcgtcttacccttcctgaagcccacaatcagctttcatcttactgatgttgagtgccagattgttgcctagccacacagtcatgtgtatatagagagcagagcagtgggctaagcacacacccctgatgtgtgccagtgttgatcgtcagcgaggagataTGTTATCattaatctgcacagattgtggtcttccggttaggaagtcgaggatccaattacagagggaggtacagaggcccaagttctgtaacttctcagtcaggattgtgggaatgatggtattaaatgctgagctatagtcgatgaacagcatcctgacataggtgtttgtgttgtccaggtggtctaaagccgggtggagagccattgagattgcgtctgccattgacctaatgtggcgataggcaaattgcagtgggtccaggtccttgctgaggcaggagttcagtctagttatgaccaacctctcaaagcatttcatcaccgtcaATGTGAgcgctaccaggcgatagtcattaaggcagctcacattattcttcttaggcactggtataattattgactttttgaaacaagtgggaacttctgcctgtagcagtgagaagttgaaaacgTCCTTGAAATAtcaaagaaactcagcaggtcaaacagcatctataaatattaccccccccacacacacaccataggtgttgcctgacctgctaaggccctccagaatttggtgtgcattactcaagacttccagcatctgcagaactccctGTGTCTATGATCTGCCAGGCAATCTGATAAACTGCCCAGATATTCACAAGTAGAGCAATTCCAAAAGGTTGATTACTACCCAATCATTCTACTCTCAATGAATAAGCAATGGAAACTGTCAGCAACTGTACCACAAAGAGACTCCTTCCTACCAccttacagaacatagaatatcacaacacagtacaggcccttgtgtcaacctttaaacctactccatgatcaacctAACCCTACTGTCCTACATACCCCAAAACCCTCCATTTTAGTTttatccacgtgcctatccaagaatttcttaaataagcctaatgtatctgcctctaccagcaggCCTAGCAAGGCGTTCCaatcactcaccactctgtgtgcggggaaagaaacttacctctgacaacccccatatacttcaatcaccttaaaaggatgccctgagaaaaagtctctgactatccactcaaatgcctcttgtcatcttgtacacctccatcaaccATGACCTACCAACTGATGCCTGGTTTGGGTTTCTTCAAACTTTCTCTAAACAATGAACCGAGGGGCTAAACTCCAGAGTTGAGGAGACAGTGACTGCTATTGACAACAAGCCAATATTTTACCGAGTGTGACGAAAGGTAGCCCTGGTCTCTAGTGGAAAAGATCTTTCTCGTTGGAGTCATACCTTACACAAGGATAATTGTTATGGTTGGCAAGGGTCAATCAACCCAGACCCAATTTATCACAGTAGGAGTTGTCAGGACCACCCATCTTCCCCTGCTTCATTGGTAGCTTTTAGTCACACAGTCAGCAGTGGGACATTCAAAATGTTCACTTCTGCAATTCCTCAGTGAATGAACCAGCCCATGCCAGTATGCGTTGAGACTGGACGACATCCAGGACTGGGCCAAGTTAAATGCACACCACTAAAGATCCATGCTGAACATCTCCAGCAAGAGAGAGCCTAACCACCCACATTTGACATTCAGTGTCATTGCTTCAGCTGCATACCCCACcatcaccattgaccagaaactcaaatGGTCACTCCCGGAACCCCAAAatctttccaccatctacaaggcaggAGCATGCTGGAATACAAATGAAAGGCTTCCTGAACCCCAATGCCTTTCCACCATCTTACAAGGTACAAGTCAGGAGCACGATGGAACATTCTCCGTCTGCATGAGTAAGCGCGGTTTGCTCAGCTCTTCAAGTCAGCATCATTCAGGACCAAGCACACGACTTGATTTGCACACGGTGGCTACAGTGTGCACCATCTGCAAGATGTAGTGTGGTTACTTGCCCAGTGACCTTCCAAAACCACAACGTCTACCAACAAGAAATAAAAAGTTGGTAGGTACATGACCTTGCATGTCCTCCTCCAATGCTCTTACTTGCCCGATCGCCTACCAACCTCACGATGACTACCAACAAGAACTAAAAGGTTGGCAAGTACCAGACTAATAAACCAGGTACCTAATACAATTGCCTATATTTAGGACTACCTGCCAATTAAATTATACATTGCTATAGAGTTGTGGCTATAATCAACTACACTTTGTGGCTTTCGATATTAAAACTGAGCACTCAACTATATATAtttaatgtcttcattttttaaagaaaggggcttcccttcctccactatcaactctgctcttaaacgcatctcctccatttcacgtacatctgctctcactccatcctcccaccaccccactaggaatagggttcccctggtcctcacctaccaccccaccagcctccgggtccaacatattattctccgtaacttccgccacctccaacgggatcccaccactaagcacatctttccctccccccctctctctgcattccgcagggatcgctccctacacaactcccttgtccattcgtcccccccatccctccccactgatctccctcccggcacttatccgtgtaagcggaacaagtgctacacgtgcccttacacttcctcccttaccaccattcagggccccaaacagtccttccaggtgaggcatcacttcacctgtgagtcgactggggtgatatactgcgtccggtgctcccgatgtggccttttatatattggtgagacccgacgcagactgggagaccgctttgttgaacatctacgctctgtccgccagagaaagcaggatctcccagtggccacacattttaattccacatcccattcccattctgacatgtctatccacggcctcctctactgtaaagatgaagccacactcaggttggaggaacaacaccttatattccgtctgggtagcctccaacctgatggcatgaacgttgacttctctaacttccgctaggccccacctccccctcgtaccccagctgttactcatttttatgcacacattctttctctcactctcctttttctccctctgtccctctgaatatacctcttgcccatcctctgggtcacccccccccgtctttctccctaggcctcctgtcccatgatcctctcgtatccccttttgcctatcacctgtccagctctcggctctatccctccccctcctgtcttctcctatcattttgcatctccccctccccctccagctttcaaatcccttactcactcttccttcagttagtcctgacgaagggtctcggcctgaaacgtcgactgcgcctcttcctatagatgctgcttggcctgctgcgttcaccagcaactttgatgtatgttgcttgaatttccagcatctgcagaattcctgttgtttgcatatatATTTAATTGTCCTTAAAATGATTAGTTATGGAACCAGACATTGGAGTTTTATAAACTGAAGAGATCAGAGCTGAGAACTTGTGTACAGTGCATATCATTAATGTTCTTTAAGTTGTATGGGTGATTCATCCAGTTTCTTCAATAGGAAGCCTTAAATGTTTAATCAGAGTATTTATTGAAACATTGTGTTGGTCGTTGAGCTCGGGGCAGAGTTGAGCATGCATCCATGCTCATGGTAATTAGTTGATTGCATGACAAAGAAATGCAATTTAATCAGAGCCTGTTTTCTAAAGGTTTTTATGCCTAGTGCTCACAGTATTCTAGATGTAGTCTGACCATTGCTTTATAAAATCTATTAcatcttgcttttgtattctagtcctctcaaaatgaatgctaacattgcatctgccttccttaacctttagggaaccctacaacatcatcattatgcgccacACTGTATCACGTGGGCAATCATGccttatgaccatgattgttcagggtaaacttttctacagaagtggtttgccattgtttttttctgggcagtgtctttacaagacaggtaaccccagccattatcaatactcctcagggATACCCGGTGTCAGTagtcacataaccaagacttgtgatatgtactagCTGCTCATACTGtcagggtgtattctggagttatggtatatagcaaatactaatttcaacagcagccagtcttcagacctgaatgtggactgtagattgttcattgttcagagctgcactttAAATTCAATGATattcctggagctgcagtttgGGATTGACTGCAAACAAATAAACACTCTATTTGAACTCAGGTGCCTGTATGTGCATGAATACAGCCCACAGTCAGTgggaattaacattcattttgggtggtTGGAACGTAGGTGTGAAGATAGAGGAatctgaaaattatatgtaattcaaaggaagcattgtagatacatagTAACtacagaattgtcctgctgttacttttactactactactactactacatagtacctttgatctttagcatataaaaatatcatgtaatattgggtcaggcagaCCTCTTCTTCCAAAAATGTCTCAAGTGTGATGCCTACTGTTTGTTTTGCTGAATAACTTCTCTATCTGCTAGCATCATtgcctctccagtgactttgttcagtcacaagccatgggagcaggtggtggatgattgtattgttgtgactgtgaataAAGTCACTGGAGAGGCACTGACGCTAGTGGATTATAGAAGCATTAATTCAGCAAAGGTGAGGGgactaatcaggtgctacacctttcccaaaggtgacctgaaggctagccgaggaaaggagtgccttacacctcctttggcagagatgtatctccaccccaccacccaaatccTACaccaggactcccaaatccctttgcacttcagatttttgtattcaATTCTGAGATTGTTTCTACCTGCAgtgaatgctgcaagtctggaAGAAAGTCGGTAAAGAACGGACAGGAGTGGAAAAATCACAGCAATGTTCTGTtggaatagaacagtacagcatcagGAACAGGCATCTCACCCCACAACGTCCATGCCAGTTTAAACAAcaaatctgcctgcacatgatctgcATCCCAGCATTGCCTCCCAGTTCATTCACCTGTCTACATACCTGTTAATCACTGCTATCTTATCAAAGAATGGCTCTCTGAAGAGAGGTCAAGGCCAGAAAGAGCAGTCTAGACAGATTATAGACAGGGGGGGAAAGGGTTTGCAGTCTTGGGATAGAGAAATGGGCACGGAGGCGGCAGAAGAAAGGAACAACGTCAGATCGGGGCTCAGATGGGATTAGGGCAATTCGGAGTGATCAATGCTGAACTTGACAGTGAAGCCCAGATATCCGGCAATGAACTGGGAAATGAGCGGCCACGGAGTCGCCTTGTGAGTGGAAGGACAGGCTGATCCCGATGTGCGGCGAAGACCTGGTGAAACATTCCCCGAAGACGAGGGTAAGAACAGGTACTGATCCAGCATTAGTTGGTCCGTCCGCAGTGAGGGTGCTGCCGGCGCCGGCTCCGCCTCCGCCCCGCCCTGCTGCCAATCGCCTGAGCCCGGGATGAGGCCACTCAGCCGCGGTCCCACTCCCGACAACGCCATGGCTTCCCCCGGGCGGCTGCTCGAGCGCATCTTCTGCTTCTACTTCGtcactcacatccccatcaccCTGGCTATCGACCTGCAGGCCCTGTTACCCCGCTGGATGTTCCCGGCTGCGGTGAGTCCCTGACACCGGCCTCCGGCCATGTCCCCGCTCGCTCCGGGATCACGGGCTCTTTGTTGGGATGGTGGTCCGGAGGATCGGAGGATCGGAGGATCGGAGGATCGGAGGATCGGAGGATCGATGTACCTCATCCCTCGTCCTCCCGGACCGCTTCCCCCGTGCCGGCTTTTAACAGAAAGCTTTGTTTTATCCTGGTGTCCATGACAGGATTCTCGGACCGGTGCCAATGGGAGGGCATTCATTGGACAGATTTCAATGGGCGAGTTTTCATTGGACAGATTCCAGTGGGAGGGTTTTCATTGGACAGATTTCAATGGGAGGATTTTCATTGGACAGATTTCAGTGGGTGGGTTTTCATTGGACCGGTGTCTGTGGGAGGGTTTTCATTGGACCGGCTTCTATGGGGGGGTTTCATGGACTAGTGTCTGTGGGAGGGTTTTCATTGGACCGGTATCTGTGGGAAGGTTTTCATTGGACCGGTGTCTGTGGGAGGGTTTTCATTGGACCGGTGTCTGTGGGAGGGTTTTCATTGGACCGGCTTCTATGGGAGGGTTTTCATTGGACAGATTTCAGTGGGTGGGTTTTCATTGGACCAGTATCTGTGGGAAGGTTTTCATTGGACCAGTGTCTGTGGGAGGGTTTTCATTGGACCGGTATCTGTGGGAAGGTTTTCATTGGACCGGTGTCTGTGGGAGGGTTTTCATTGGACCGGTGTCTGTGGGAGGGTTTTCATTGGACCGGCTTCTATGGGAGGGTTTTCACTGGACAGATTTCAGTGGGTGGGTTTTCATTGGACCGGTATCTGTGGGAAGGTTTTCATTGGACCGGTGTCTGTGGGAGGGTTTTCATTGGACCGGTGTCTGTGGGAGGGTTTTCATTGGACCGGCTTCTATGGGAGGGTTTTCATTGGACCGATGTCTGTGGAGGGTTTTCATTGGACCGGTGTCTGTGGGAGGGTTTTCATTGGACTGGTGTCTGTGGGAGGGTTTTCATTGGACCGGTGTCTGTGGAGGGTTTTCATTGGACCGGTGTCTGTGGGAGGGTTTTCATTGGACCGGTGTCTGTGAAGGGTTTTCATTGGACCGGTGTCTGTGGTAGGGTTTTCATTGGACCGGTGTCTGTGGGAGGGTTTTCATTGGACCGGTGTCTGTGGAAGGGTTTTCATTGGACCGGTGTCTGTGGGAAGGTTTCCGTTGGACCAGTTCAATACACACAatgcactggaggagctcagcaggtcaagctgatcTTGgatgggagtaaacagttgaagtttcaggccaacgCCCTTCACTAGTTTCTTTGGAAGGGTTGTCATTGggcacgcacacaaaatgttgaaagaattcagcaggccaggcagtatctatggggagAAATGATCAGATGACATTTCCAGCAAATGTCCCCTATCCAAGATCCACAGACCTAACTGCCTCAGTAGATCCATTGTTTCTAttgctcctgtcccactgaatGCATCGATTCCAGTTTGGTTCAGtctcttcccacctacatccatgacgTTTCACATGATGCCCATAACTTCAAAGACTCTtgagttccctggccctgacctcCTTATTTTTACCTTGGACATCCAGTCCCTGTACACTTGCAACCTCTATTTAAAAAGGCCTTTAAGGCCTCCGCTCCTTTCTTGAcaccagacctaatcagttccctcaACTCCACACTCCTCTGTCTGGTAGAACTGGTCCTCAACCTCAACAACTTCTCTTTCGCCTCCTCCCAGTTTCTAACAGAAGCATCCTGATGAAGTCTGAGACGTCATCTGTTGATTTCCCTCCATACACGTCACCtgaactactgagttcctccagcattttgtgtgcattgctcaaggtGGCTAGTATTAGTGGAATCTGTTGTGTCAGAGTTTTCATTAGATTCGTTTCTGAGAGCCAGCTCCCTTTGGACCAGTTTTCGAGTTCATGGACCCCCCTGATCTTTGGAGCCTGCTGTTGTGTCCGTCCTGAggattaaaccataagacataggagcagattaggTGATTTGGCCCATAGTgtccattccaccatggctgatttattatctctcccaGCTCCATCTCCCTGCTTTCACCCTGTGATGTTTgatgccttactaatcaagaaactatcaacctctgctttaaatagacccaatgacttggactccacagccgtctgtggcaatgaattccacagatctccGTCCAAGCTTTATTTTCctgcccctcccacaccccatagtctccaaGGAAGCCCCAAACTGCTTATTGAACAGTAAGGAAACCCAACTCAAAGCCAGGTaacttcattatcaacattttacAGTAGGCAAACAATTCAACCTAGTGGAATTCTATTGGCCTAGTGAAGCTATCATTTAAAATCTGGTGAATAAACAAACTGATTAGGCGTATGGGAATCTGGCAGTCACTGTGAGTGTGATGCTGTTGTCCTACCGCTTGTAATGTACGTCATGTTCAACTGGTCCGTGGTAGTAATGATTGTTGAACTTTGGTTTGTTTACGCTAAATATCGACCCAGTCACACTTTGGAAAAACTTTTGAGGCTGAAGAAACTTCTGCAagtttggaattttttttaaaaatcttacatTTCTTTCCCCAGTTGCAAGGCTTAGTAAAGTGGTATGCAGTTCAGTTCAGAGACCCAATGATGATGGATCCACCAACATGGTTCAATACATTCGTTCTTTGTGAAGCATTGCTACAGTTGCCTTTCTTTCCTGTTGCAGCTTATGCTTTCTACAAAGGTCAGTACAGTATCTATTTCTCTTTGTGCAATTCACTTGAGTTTTCAtagcctacagactcactttcaaggactctacaaattcatgttctcagtatttttttacaGTACATATATcttttaatttgcacaatttttctccttttgaacattggttatcagtctttgtttatgtataatttttcataaatgtgattatatttctttatttttctcatgaatgcctgcaagaaaatgaatctgaaagtAATGTGACATGTAtgacctttgataataaatttactttgaactcattTGTAACTCATAAACAGGATATCAGTTAGGATAATATCAATTTAGATTATCATCACAGCCACAACTTTTGCAGTCGTAAGATTGTTTTATTTTATACCAATTGAAAACATTGAACAATAAACCACTTTGGGTACCTTTATTGTTGCAGTAATTACTATTGTAATATGTTTCTTTGTCTTTTGATATTATATTCCCAGTGCATTTCCCTAATTATAGAGAAGAAACAATTAGGAAGAAAATCCTTCATCTCTCTGTTCATTTCTTTACTATTTAatttgttgattttttaaaaatttccaaaTTAATTGTACTTGGCTTGCCTTTGTTATTAACTATGCTAAAAACTCTGCATTGATCTATCCCATTAAATAAAAACTCCCTTGCTTTGCTAGCACTAATGAATTCCATGCTTATCTTATTCAGTCAAGCTTCGCTGTTTGCTGATTCCGAAGTTTTCATTATTTTGAGTACATTTATCTCCTGTTTGCTTGATTTTAACTCTCTAGTCATAATTAATTTCTCTCATTTTCAGAATCCTATATATAAGTGATTACGTTGCACTTCTCTGCTGTAGTATTTCTTAAACCCCCATTTGAACGTAATGTCCAAAATTGGATACATTTCATCAGTGAAAATCTCTTTAAAGTCagagtcagaattaggtttaatatcaccagcatatgtcgtgaaatttgttttctctgcagcagcagtgcattgcaatacataataataggaaaaaacatgaattacagtaagactgtccctgtgtgtgcgtgcgtgtgtgtgtatatatatatatatatatatatatgtgtgtgtgtgtgtgtatatatatatatgtgtgtgtgtatgtgtgtgtgtgtatatatatatatatatattagttaaattaagtaagtagtgcaaaaatagaaatttaaaaagtagtgaggtattgttcatgggttcaaggcccattcaggaatcggatggcagaggggaagaaactgttcctgaattgttgagtgtgtatctgcttcccgatggtaacaatgcAAAGAGGGCATGACCTTATTGTTCTCATTGTACAGGTTAACTATCTTCTATGCTTTTAAACCTGGGGCTACACGTGATAAAGGAAACTTCAGACTACAATCATACCAGCACTCCTTTGTTCAGTTAAAATGGGAGACACATATGTTCCTCTTCCACTCTACAATGCTGTAATT contains:
- the tmem97 gene encoding LOW QUALITY PROTEIN: sigma intracellular receptor 2 (The sequence of the model RefSeq protein was modified relative to this genomic sequence to represent the inferred CDS: inserted 1 base in 1 codon; deleted 2 bases in 1 codon; substituted 1 base at 1 genomic stop codon); translation: MGLGQFGVINAELDSEAQISGNTGKXAATESPCEWKDRLIPMCGEDLVKHSPKTRVRTGTDPALVGPSAVRVLPAPAPPPPRPXCQSPEPGMRPLSRGPTPDNAMASPGRLLERIFCFYFVTHIPITLAIDLQALLPRWMFPAALQGLVKWYAVQFRDPMMMDPPTWFNTFVLCEALLQLPFFPVAAYAFYKGSCPWIRIPAIVYSTHVATTVISILGHILFNDFSKSTYPGPNTLSERLSLLAIYSPYLLIPVMILLTMLYSQRYNSFNEKKRQ